In methanogenic archaeon ISO4-H5, the following are encoded in one genomic region:
- a CDS encoding DNA mismatch endonuclease Vsr: MQAIRCKDTSIELMLRRELWSRGIRYRKNCKDVPGKPDLVFKTKKVAVFCDSEFWHGYDWENQKDRIGTRRDYWIPKIERNMERDREVNSELESMGYTVLRFWGNELKKNLSECADRIESVLSNPRS, translated from the coding sequence ATGCAGGCCATACGCTGCAAAGATACTTCTATAGAACTGATGCTGCGCAGGGAACTGTGGTCTCGGGGGATTCGTTACCGGAAGAACTGTAAAGATGTACCAGGCAAACCGGATCTTGTGTTCAAAACGAAGAAAGTGGCGGTATTCTGCGATTCCGAATTCTGGCACGGATATGATTGGGAGAACCAGAAAGACCGCATCGGTACCCGCCGGGATTACTGGATCCCTAAGATTGAACGTAACATGGAACGGGATCGGGAAGTCAATTCAGAACTCGAATCGATGGGGTATACCGTTCTGAGATTCTGGGGAAACGAACTGAAAAAGAATCTCAGCGAATGTGCGGACAGAATTGAGTCTGTGCTCAGTAATCCACGTTCGTGA
- a CDS encoding MORN repeat-containing protein, with protein sequence MAIVALKCPECHGDLQMDSTREFGFCQYCGTKIMIQEQMVNIINNLNGASIQNQFSGETTINNNYTVNKEFSGQYIYPILEEGHYEGPLVNGKPHGKGIFFWPGGVRYEGDFVNGTIEGNGKKTYSDGNYVGEFHNNLREGKGKWVGSDGTDYEGEWAEDKREGHGKQHLDNGTYEGEFVNDWKEGHGIYIWNDGTVYDGEWKNGKKFEGKQTWKNGSVFEGTWDNDSPYTGKYYIVYDNGNMFDGYWRNGQASEGLYTKPDGTWYRGKWGENWVLLEGTLHECYDNGFYEGECKNGKRHGKGKYTWKNGDWYDGEWSNGEKHGHGTYHDHSKLLFATYSIRYNHGKRV encoded by the coding sequence ATGGCTATAGTCGCATTGAAATGTCCAGAATGTCACGGCGATCTGCAGATGGACAGCACCCGCGAATTCGGATTTTGTCAATATTGTGGAACCAAGATAATGATCCAGGAACAGATGGTCAATATAATTAATAATCTAAACGGGGCCAGTATCCAGAATCAGTTCAGCGGAGAAACAACGATAAACAATAATTACACAGTTAACAAAGAATTCTCTGGACAATACATCTATCCCATTCTGGAAGAAGGACATTATGAAGGCCCTCTTGTCAACGGTAAACCGCATGGCAAGGGCATATTCTTCTGGCCGGGCGGAGTCCGTTACGAAGGCGATTTCGTAAACGGAACTATAGAAGGAAATGGAAAAAAAACATACAGTGACGGAAACTATGTGGGAGAGTTCCATAACAATCTGAGAGAGGGCAAAGGCAAATGGGTAGGTTCAGACGGAACTGACTATGAAGGCGAATGGGCGGAGGACAAACGTGAAGGTCACGGAAAACAGCATCTTGACAATGGCACTTATGAAGGAGAATTCGTAAACGATTGGAAAGAAGGTCATGGCATATATATATGGAATGACGGAACCGTATACGACGGAGAATGGAAAAACGGTAAAAAGTTCGAAGGAAAACAGACCTGGAAAAACGGTTCAGTGTTCGAAGGAACCTGGGATAATGATAGTCCATACACCGGAAAATATTACATTGTTTATGATAACGGCAATATGTTTGATGGATACTGGAGAAACGGGCAGGCCAGCGAAGGATTATACACCAAACCAGACGGTACTTGGTACAGGGGTAAATGGGGAGAAAATTGGGTTCTGTTGGAAGGGACCCTGCATGAGTGTTACGATAATGGATTCTATGAGGGCGAATGCAAAAACGGCAAACGCCACGGTAAAGGAAAATATACGTGGAAGAACGGAGATTGGTATGATGGCGAGTGGTCCAACGGTGAGAAACACGGACACGGAACATATCACGATCATTCCAAATTGCTATTCGCCACCTATAGCATAAGATACAATCACGGTAAAAGAGTTTGA
- a CDS encoding DNA-cytosine methyltransferase Dcm2, producing the protein MGDIVEFNSDPANIEYLPDFNLLTGGFPCQPFSLMGKKRGFDDDRGTMFFQIVQILRVKKPRYILLENVRNIKLHNNKKTIDVIEDKLKECGYQTVLYDTFNTKNFGLAQTRNRIFIFACKDKLDGFVFDAGLIQKVFDGIKSDTSLMIQNSTYEILDRTFDIKYYLSARVKPTILADGSKSFRSRSEINLMIARPLTATMAKLHRACEDNYYSYDFIYADDPIEYLATKYTKEELAEQKIRRLTPEEAFRLQGFHDYFVENARDAGVSDAQLYRQAGNAISVNTVYAILYYLFVYVGLET; encoded by the coding sequence ATGGGAGATATAGTCGAATTCAACAGTGATCCGGCCAATATTGAGTATCTCCCCGATTTCAATTTGCTTACAGGCGGTTTCCCTTGTCAGCCTTTCTCACTCATGGGTAAGAAACGGGGTTTCGATGATGACCGCGGCACCATGTTCTTCCAGATTGTGCAGATTCTTCGGGTGAAGAAACCCAGATACATCCTTCTCGAGAATGTTAGAAATATCAAGCTTCACAACAATAAGAAGACCATCGACGTGATTGAAGATAAACTGAAAGAGTGCGGATATCAGACTGTTCTCTATGATACATTCAACACCAAAAATTTCGGTCTGGCACAAACCCGTAACCGCATATTCATATTCGCCTGCAAAGACAAACTCGATGGGTTCGTATTCGATGCTGGACTCATTCAGAAGGTATTTGACGGCATCAAGTCCGATACATCCCTCATGATTCAGAACAGTACATACGAAATACTGGATAGAACGTTCGATATCAAGTATTATCTCTCTGCCAGAGTGAAACCCACGATTTTGGCCGACGGTTCCAAGTCGTTTAGGTCGAGATCGGAAATCAACCTGATGATAGCCAGGCCCTTGACGGCTACGATGGCTAAACTTCATCGTGCATGTGAGGATAATTACTACAGTTATGATTTCATTTACGCTGACGATCCTATTGAGTATTTGGCCACCAAATATACCAAAGAGGAGTTGGCCGAACAGAAGATCCGTCGCCTGACGCCCGAGGAAGCATTCCGTCTCCAGGGTTTCCATGATTATTTTGTCGAGAACGCGAGGGATGCGGGTGTATCCGATGCACAACTCTATCGTCAAGCAGGCAACGCAATCAGCGTGAACACCGTTTACGCAATCTTATATTATCTGTTCGTATATGTTGGGTTAGAGACATAA
- a CDS encoding DNA-cytosine methyltransferase Dcm3, whose amino-acid sequence MSSGSYNFIDLFSGCGGLSLGMEHAGFNLIFASDFDRYACETFRCNHSISPNDVYEGDIRTLNNHIADYTDRFKDVALVCGGPPCQGFSNANRNHRLIDDPRNVLYKEYLKFLKEVRPKFFLIENVRGMAKKIDEIKEDIRTYLGDEYDVDYTLLNAKDFGVPQNRVRFILIGNRIGLSSKLLLHNIVEYSSECPRFTLEDAIGDLPELKPNTVKNNTGREGEDIGFTSIGYTYKDTEFRRFINGDRKIEVLFNHKNRYNQPRDVEIFKRLPQGANSLDPSIADIMPYKRRNDVFTDKYYRLVPDTICKTITAHMQNDCNMYIHPTQPRGLSPREAARIQTFPDDFEFQGPMNKWYRQIGNAVPVKLAEAIGKELIRYL is encoded by the coding sequence ATGTCTTCGGGGTCTTACAACTTCATTGATCTATTTTCCGGATGCGGAGGATTGAGTCTTGGCATGGAACATGCTGGATTCAATCTGATATTTGCATCGGATTTTGATCGGTACGCCTGTGAGACGTTCCGTTGCAATCATTCCATTTCCCCCAATGATGTGTATGAAGGCGATATACGCACACTCAACAATCACATCGCCGATTATACGGACAGATTCAAAGACGTCGCATTGGTCTGCGGAGGTCCACCTTGTCAAGGTTTTTCCAATGCAAACAGGAATCATCGTCTCATTGATGACCCTCGTAATGTTCTGTATAAGGAATATCTCAAGTTCTTGAAAGAGGTCAGGCCCAAGTTCTTCCTCATCGAGAACGTTAGGGGTATGGCAAAGAAAATAGATGAGATCAAGGAAGATATCCGTACATATCTGGGTGACGAGTACGATGTAGATTATACGCTCCTGAATGCCAAAGACTTCGGTGTTCCCCAGAATCGTGTCAGATTCATCTTGATCGGTAATCGTATCGGGTTATCTTCCAAGTTGCTTCTTCACAACATAGTCGAGTATTCCTCCGAATGTCCCAGATTCACTTTGGAGGATGCTATTGGCGACTTGCCGGAATTGAAACCAAATACGGTAAAGAACAATACCGGCAGAGAAGGGGAGGATATCGGATTCACCAGTATCGGATATACCTACAAGGATACTGAATTCAGGCGTTTCATCAACGGGGATCGGAAGATCGAGGTCTTATTCAATCATAAGAACAGATATAATCAGCCGAGGGACGTCGAGATCTTCAAAAGACTTCCTCAAGGTGCAAATTCTCTTGACCCGTCCATCGCAGATATCATGCCCTACAAGAGGCGTAACGATGTCTTCACCGACAAATACTATCGTCTCGTTCCCGACACGATCTGTAAGACGATTACCGCCCATATGCAGAACGACTGCAACATGTACATCCACCCCACTCAGCCGCGCGGCCTGAGTCCCCGTGAAGCTGCGAGGATACAGACATTTCCGGACGACTTTGAGTTCCAGGGGCCCATGAATAAATGGTATAGGCAGATAGGTAATGCGGTCCCTGTCAAATTAGCTGAAGCAATCGGAAAGGAGCTGATAAGATATCTCTGA